A single window of Sphingobacterium sp. ML3W DNA harbors:
- a CDS encoding Crp/Fnr family transcriptional regulator yields MKALLHHYENLNIKPSDLKKIIMGHELVHFSKNEYLLRKDDKAHEYYILEGGLIRSFIHDYNGNEITTDFFGDHDIVIEVTSLFLQFPSPENLQCLTDCTLWKIDFNTFQALYHTIPAFNEWGRSWMTYALHINKKRFIDMVSLSASERYHNLISNKPQIIKQAALKYIASYLGITDTSLSRIRKDF; encoded by the coding sequence ATGAAAGCTTTACTCCATCATTATGAAAATCTTAATATCAAACCAAGTGACCTTAAAAAAATTATAATGGGACATGAACTTGTTCATTTTTCTAAAAATGAATATTTGCTTCGTAAAGATGATAAAGCCCATGAATACTATATCTTAGAAGGTGGTTTGATACGTTCCTTTATCCATGATTATAATGGTAATGAAATTACAACAGATTTTTTTGGAGACCATGATATCGTCATCGAAGTCACTTCCCTTTTCCTCCAATTCCCATCGCCTGAAAATCTACAATGTTTAACAGATTGTACCCTGTGGAAAATCGATTTTAATACTTTTCAAGCGTTATATCATACGATTCCTGCATTTAATGAATGGGGACGCTCCTGGATGACCTATGCTTTACATATTAATAAAAAACGCTTTATTGATATGGTTTCACTTTCTGCTTCCGAGCGTTATCATAATCTAATCAGTAACAAACCCCAAATAATCAAGCAAGCTGCACTAAAATACATCGCCTCCTATCTTGGCATAACTGATACCTCTTTAAGTCGAATAAGAAAGGATTTTTAA
- the asnB gene encoding asparagine synthase B encodes MCGIIGAFDLKDSVEVVRPQVLEMSKRIRHRGPDWSGIYSSEQAILAHERLAIVDPKSGSQPLYSPDGQVVLAVNGEIYNHQELRASLPDYDFATESDSEVILAMYLQKGPQFIEELNGIFGFALYDARDGSFLIARDHMGIIPLYYGSEEKGQFFVASELKSLEGFCTTMDQFPPGHYMYSIESKEPKRWYSREWESYDVVKDAETDIVRLRESLEAAVHRQLMSDVPYGVLLSGGLDSSVIAAITKKFASKRIESGDEDEAWYPQLHSFAVGLKGAPDLIAAKKAADHIGTIHHEVNFTIQEGLDAIRDVIYHLETYDVTTIRASTPMYLLSRVIKSMGIKMVLSGEGSDELFGGYLYFHKAPNAKEFHEETVRKLKKLYLYDCLRANKSLAAWGVEGRVPFLDKEFMDVAMTMNPTDKMIKDGRMEKWVLRKAFEDYLPESIAWRQKEQFSDGVGYSWIDTLKEQAERKVSDVAFAGAADRFPINTPKNKEEFLYRSIFESHFPSEAASRTVPSVKSVACSTPEALLWDASFQNLNDPSGRAVAAVHLDSYAKKEVLMD; translated from the coding sequence ATGTGTGGTATCATTGGAGCATTTGATTTGAAAGATTCTGTTGAAGTCGTAAGACCTCAAGTTTTAGAAATGTCTAAACGTATACGTCACCGTGGACCAGATTGGTCAGGTATCTATAGCTCAGAACAGGCAATATTGGCGCATGAGCGTTTAGCTATTGTAGATCCAAAATCCGGAAGTCAACCGCTATATAGTCCCGATGGACAGGTTGTGTTGGCGGTAAATGGAGAAATTTACAATCATCAAGAATTGCGTGCCAGTTTGCCCGACTATGATTTTGCGACTGAATCAGATTCTGAGGTTATATTAGCGATGTATTTGCAAAAAGGTCCTCAGTTTATAGAAGAGCTAAACGGAATTTTTGGTTTTGCTTTATACGATGCCCGCGACGGTTCTTTTTTAATAGCTCGCGATCATATGGGCATCATACCGCTTTACTATGGTTCTGAAGAAAAAGGACAGTTTTTTGTGGCATCGGAATTAAAATCGTTGGAAGGATTCTGTACCACGATGGATCAATTTCCTCCAGGACATTATATGTATAGTATCGAGAGTAAGGAACCGAAAAGATGGTATTCAAGGGAATGGGAGTCTTACGATGTGGTCAAAGATGCGGAAACTGATATCGTCAGGCTGCGCGAGTCTTTGGAGGCTGCTGTACACCGTCAATTGATGTCCGATGTACCTTATGGCGTATTGCTATCAGGTGGATTAGATTCGTCTGTTATAGCTGCTATTACAAAGAAGTTTGCTTCAAAACGTATCGAATCTGGCGATGAGGACGAGGCATGGTATCCGCAACTACATTCTTTTGCAGTTGGCTTAAAAGGTGCTCCAGATTTAATTGCAGCCAAAAAAGCAGCTGATCATATTGGTACGATCCATCATGAAGTCAACTTTACGATTCAAGAAGGTCTCGATGCCATCCGTGATGTCATTTACCATTTAGAAACTTATGATGTGACCACGATCAGGGCTTCGACACCGATGTACCTATTGTCTCGCGTCATTAAATCGATGGGAATAAAAATGGTGTTATCTGGAGAAGGTTCTGATGAGTTGTTTGGGGGATATCTATATTTTCATAAGGCACCGAATGCGAAGGAATTTCATGAAGAAACAGTTCGGAAATTAAAGAAGTTGTATTTATATGATTGTCTACGTGCCAACAAATCTTTGGCGGCATGGGGTGTTGAGGGACGAGTACCATTTTTAGATAAGGAATTTATGGATGTAGCCATGACCATGAATCCAACGGATAAAATGATTAAAGATGGGCGTATGGAGAAATGGGTGTTACGTAAAGCTTTTGAGGATTACCTGCCAGAAAGTATCGCTTGGAGACAAAAGGAACAATTTTCTGATGGTGTTGGATACAGTTGGATCGATACCCTCAAAGAACAGGCTGAGCGTAAAGTAAGCGATGTTGCATTTGCAGGTGCAGCAGATAGATTTCCAATCAATACACCTAAAAATAAAGAAGAATTTTTATATCGCAGCATATTTGAGTCTCATTTTCCATCAGAAGCTGCTTCGAGAACGGTACCATCGGTTAAGTCAGTTGCTTGCAGCACCCCAGAAGCATTGCTATGGGATGCTTCCTTCCAAAACTTAAATGATCCATCGGGAAGAGCAGTTGCGGCTGTGCATCTTGATAGTTATGCGAAAAAAGAAGTGTTAATGGATTAA
- the murI gene encoding glutamate racemase — translation MEQEKQHIGPIGIFDSGYGGLSVFKEIKKQLPQYDYIYLGDNARVPYGTRSFETVYEFTKQCVFKLFELGCNLVILACNTASAKALRSIQQHDLPPGKRVLGVIRPTTEIVKEFTKTNQVGILATTGTVKSESYKIEINKFNPEIQVFQHDCPFWVPLVENNEIDTEGAKYFVGKDIKELLKQSPDIDTIILACTHYPLLLPVITQFVPKHISIISQGPLVAKSLKTYLQTHSVIENNSSKKGTLQFFTTDDPRNFESKAEIFFGEKIKANHIKVSL, via the coding sequence ATGGAGCAAGAAAAACAGCATATTGGTCCAATAGGGATTTTTGATTCTGGATACGGTGGTTTATCGGTATTCAAGGAAATCAAAAAACAACTACCACAATACGATTATATCTACCTAGGCGATAATGCTCGCGTACCCTACGGTACACGCTCATTTGAAACGGTATATGAATTTACTAAACAATGTGTTTTTAAGTTATTTGAACTTGGATGCAATCTGGTTATCTTAGCCTGCAATACAGCTTCAGCAAAAGCACTACGCTCTATTCAACAGCACGACCTTCCTCCCGGAAAAAGAGTATTGGGGGTCATACGCCCTACAACAGAAATTGTAAAAGAATTTACAAAAACCAATCAAGTCGGTATTTTGGCAACAACAGGCACCGTAAAATCAGAGTCTTATAAAATTGAAATCAATAAGTTCAATCCTGAAATTCAAGTTTTTCAGCACGATTGTCCTTTTTGGGTTCCCTTAGTTGAAAACAATGAAATCGATACCGAGGGGGCTAAATATTTCGTTGGAAAAGATATCAAGGAATTATTAAAACAATCGCCCGATATCGATACGATTATCTTAGCTTGTACCCATTACCCATTGTTGCTACCTGTGATCACGCAATTCGTGCCCAAGCACATCAGCATCATTTCGCAAGGCCCACTCGTTGCCAAGAGCTTAAAAACATACCTGCAAACACATTCAGTAATTGAGAACAATAGTTCCAAAAAGGGAACATTACAGTTTTTCACAACAGATGATCCTCGAAATTTTGAATCAAAAGCAGAAATATTTTTCGGAGAAAAAATCAAGGCCAATCATATCAAAGTATCTTTGTAA
- a CDS encoding glycoside hydrolase family 125 protein — MKRRTFIQNSAALGAGLFASKVSFATMQTSFPTVRTPLGKRLFSSKAIENTIATFGKATTNKELAWLFGNCLPNTLDTTVFPYVENGRNYTYVITGDIDAMWLRDSSSQVWPYLAFMKDDKSLKNLISGLIHKQSKCINIDPYANAFYNDPTKKGEWFSDHTDMKPGIHERKWEIDSLCYPIRLAYHYWKETNDDNPFNEEWEAAQEKIYKTFVEQQRKENLGPYKFMRDTPRGSDTLQVDGYGYPVKPVGLICSSFRPSDDSTVFSFLIPSNLFAVVSLRQSAEILRKVKNNTTLAAKMEALANEVETAVQKYGIVNHPQFGQVYAFEVDGFGSFLMMDDANVPSLLSLPYLDAVKAEDPIYQRTRQYILSDNNPFFFKGTAGEGIGGPHIGRDFIWPMSIMMRAFTSINDQEIVDCVKMLIATHGDTGFMHESFHKDDPKNFTRKWFAWQNTLFGELIWKIYKEKPSLLKQI; from the coding sequence ATGAAACGCAGAACATTCATTCAAAATTCAGCCGCATTGGGTGCTGGATTATTTGCGAGCAAAGTATCTTTTGCAACGATGCAGACTTCATTCCCCACGGTGCGTACTCCCCTAGGTAAGCGTCTATTCTCCAGTAAAGCTATTGAAAATACAATTGCAACATTTGGTAAAGCGACTACAAACAAAGAATTGGCATGGCTTTTCGGGAACTGTCTTCCAAACACTTTAGATACGACTGTATTTCCATACGTCGAAAATGGCCGTAATTACACCTATGTAATTACAGGTGACATAGACGCCATGTGGTTACGAGATAGTAGTTCTCAAGTGTGGCCGTACCTGGCTTTTATGAAAGATGATAAAAGTCTCAAAAATCTGATTTCGGGTTTAATTCATAAACAAAGCAAGTGCATCAACATCGACCCTTATGCAAATGCGTTCTATAATGATCCAACAAAAAAAGGAGAATGGTTCAGCGACCATACGGACATGAAACCAGGGATTCATGAGCGCAAATGGGAAATCGATTCTCTTTGTTACCCAATTAGACTTGCTTATCACTATTGGAAAGAAACAAACGATGATAATCCCTTTAATGAGGAGTGGGAAGCAGCACAAGAAAAAATTTATAAAACATTTGTAGAGCAGCAGCGTAAAGAAAATTTAGGTCCATACAAATTTATGCGCGACACACCTCGTGGATCGGATACCCTACAAGTGGATGGATATGGATACCCTGTTAAACCTGTTGGCCTAATTTGTTCCAGCTTCAGACCTTCAGATGATTCTACTGTATTTTCTTTCTTGATTCCTTCTAACCTTTTTGCCGTAGTCAGTTTAAGACAATCTGCAGAGATTTTAAGAAAAGTAAAAAATAATACGACTTTAGCCGCCAAAATGGAAGCTTTAGCTAATGAGGTAGAGACGGCTGTTCAAAAATACGGAATAGTAAACCATCCACAATTTGGTCAAGTATATGCTTTTGAAGTTGATGGCTTCGGTTCATTTTTGATGATGGATGATGCCAATGTACCTAGCTTACTTTCGTTACCTTACCTGGATGCTGTTAAAGCAGAAGATCCAATCTATCAACGCACACGTCAATATATCTTATCAGACAACAATCCCTTTTTCTTCAAAGGTACTGCTGGAGAAGGTATTGGAGGACCACATATCGGTCGTGACTTCATTTGGCCAATGTCCATCATGATGCGTGCTTTTACATCAATTAATGATCAAGAAATCGTAGATTGTGTTAAAATGCTGATTGCTACACATGGAGATACAGGTTTTATGCACGAATCATTTCATAAAGATGATCCCAAAAACTTCACCCGTAAATGGTTTGCATGGCAAAACACTTTATTTGGAGAATTAATATGGAAAATATACAAAGAAAAACCATCTTTGCTTAAACAAATATAG
- the aroQ gene encoding type II 3-dehydroquinate dehydratase: MKKILILNGPNLNLLGVREKSIYGAQDFESYFSTLKSKYESVALHYFQSNTEGFIIDKLHEVGFEFDGIVLNAGAYTHTSVAIADAIAAINTPVVEVHISNVHTREAFRHHSYLAKNCVGVICGFGLDSYRLGLEALLAR; this comes from the coding sequence ATGAAAAAAATATTAATCCTCAATGGTCCTAATCTCAACTTATTAGGCGTACGCGAAAAGTCGATTTATGGAGCGCAAGATTTTGAAAGCTATTTTTCAACGTTAAAAAGTAAGTATGAATCTGTCGCACTGCATTATTTTCAAAGTAATACAGAAGGATTTATTATTGATAAATTGCATGAAGTAGGTTTTGAATTTGATGGCATTGTACTCAATGCAGGGGCTTACACACATACTTCTGTCGCAATAGCAGATGCCATTGCTGCTATCAATACTCCCGTTGTAGAGGTGCATATTTCTAATGTCCATACTAGGGAAGCTTTTAGGCACCATTCCTATCTTGCAAAAAATTGTGTAGGGGTGATTTGTGGCTTTGGGCTAGATAGCTATCGATTAGGCTTAGAAGCGCTATTAGCACGTTGA
- a CDS encoding S9 family peptidase, whose translation MKKLTLLLLLASSMAYGQRNLNIEETVFGPRTYAPTALVSSNWIPNSNNFSYLDKSYQNLVQKSANGNGTETIIISKDDLQSALKAKLPTEQINLQTFPSDYQWEDSNTINFTLRTKLSLYHIAYDVKNKQVVHALQSDQAGSNQEYAANYSKVAFLIGNNINLKTADGKLTAVTTDTTDGIVNGSDNTHRQEFGIKKGMWWNSQNDKLLYYRKDETMVSKYPLIQWDTRVASVKDIRYPMAGMKNEEVTLVIYNTKTAEKVTLAIGEPRDHFLTAVTWDPSGQSIYVGVLNREQNHLKLNQYSAQDGRFIKTLFEETASTWVEPQNDLLFLPNNPKQFLYQSDREGFNQLYLYNTDGKLIKKLGHENLIVQQLGEFSPKGDKISYTGVTNDGLDRQLFELDIKTGKTTQLTQDRGTHNAKLNSDGTYVLDQYSNLTTPNIVQVKGIKTGKVDQVISSPNPFLGKVNPPKIEFVTLTSADGATPLTGRIIYPNDFDPAKKYPVMYYLYGGSHSQLVTNKWLGGAGYFDMYMAQQGYIVFTMDNRGTDARGRAFATATHRQLGQAEMADQMKGIEYLKSKSFVDQEKMGIFGWSFGGFMTTSFMIHHNDIFKAAVAGGPVMDWKYYEIMYGERYMDMPQENPEGYQLTSLINKADQLKGDLLIIHGAQDPVVLQQHSMEFVEACIKAGKQVDYFLYPTHEHNVSGKDRIHMYEKIAKYFDIHLKK comes from the coding sequence ACTTTTATTATTAGCAAGTTCAATGGCTTACGGCCAGCGCAACTTGAACATAGAAGAGACGGTCTTCGGACCCCGTACATATGCACCTACTGCCCTTGTTAGCAGTAATTGGATTCCAAATAGCAATAACTTTAGCTATTTAGACAAGAGCTATCAAAATTTGGTGCAAAAAAGCGCCAATGGCAATGGTACCGAAACAATTATAATAAGTAAAGATGATTTACAATCTGCTTTAAAAGCAAAGCTTCCAACAGAGCAAATTAATTTGCAAACTTTCCCAAGTGATTACCAGTGGGAAGACTCCAATACCATTAATTTTACACTGCGCACAAAACTATCCTTGTATCACATCGCTTATGATGTTAAAAATAAACAAGTCGTTCATGCACTACAGTCTGACCAAGCAGGTAGCAACCAAGAATATGCTGCTAATTACAGTAAAGTTGCCTTCTTAATTGGGAATAACATCAACTTAAAAACTGCTGATGGCAAATTAACGGCAGTAACAACAGACACCACCGATGGCATAGTCAATGGTAGCGACAATACACATAGACAAGAGTTTGGCATAAAAAAAGGTATGTGGTGGAATTCGCAAAATGACAAGTTGCTATACTATCGCAAAGATGAAACCATGGTGAGCAAGTATCCATTGATCCAATGGGATACACGTGTGGCTTCTGTCAAAGATATTCGTTATCCTATGGCAGGAATGAAAAATGAAGAAGTTACTTTAGTAATATATAACACAAAGACAGCTGAAAAAGTAACCCTGGCGATAGGTGAACCACGTGATCATTTTTTAACAGCAGTAACATGGGATCCCTCTGGACAAAGTATCTACGTTGGTGTACTGAACCGCGAACAAAATCATCTGAAGCTGAACCAATACAGTGCTCAAGATGGTCGTTTTATCAAAACATTATTCGAAGAAACGGCTTCCACTTGGGTCGAACCACAAAATGATCTTCTATTTTTACCCAATAACCCAAAACAGTTTCTTTATCAGTCTGATAGAGAAGGGTTCAATCAATTGTACCTGTATAATACAGACGGTAAATTGATAAAAAAACTAGGTCATGAAAATCTTATCGTACAGCAATTAGGTGAATTTTCACCAAAGGGAGATAAGATTTCGTATACCGGTGTTACCAATGATGGTCTAGACCGTCAACTATTTGAACTGGATATCAAAACGGGAAAAACGACACAGTTGACCCAAGATAGAGGGACGCATAATGCGAAATTAAATAGTGATGGTACGTATGTATTGGATCAATACAGCAACCTAACAACACCCAACATTGTACAAGTAAAAGGTATAAAGACAGGTAAAGTTGATCAAGTAATCTCTTCCCCTAATCCATTTTTAGGAAAAGTCAATCCGCCTAAAATCGAATTTGTGACATTGACTTCTGCAGATGGTGCTACTCCCTTAACAGGACGTATCATTTATCCAAATGATTTCGACCCTGCTAAAAAGTACCCCGTCATGTACTACCTATACGGAGGTTCTCATTCGCAACTGGTAACCAATAAATGGTTAGGTGGTGCTGGTTACTTCGATATGTATATGGCACAACAGGGCTATATCGTATTTACTATGGACAATAGAGGTACCGATGCAAGGGGGCGTGCATTTGCAACCGCAACACATCGCCAATTGGGACAAGCAGAAATGGCCGATCAGATGAAAGGTATTGAATACCTAAAATCGAAGTCATTTGTAGACCAAGAAAAAATGGGTATTTTCGGATGGAGCTTTGGGGGATTTATGACAACTTCATTTATGATCCATCACAACGACATCTTCAAAGCCGCTGTTGCTGGAGGTCCGGTCATGGATTGGAAATACTATGAAATCATGTATGGAGAACGTTATATGGATATGCCTCAGGAAAACCCAGAAGGTTATCAGTTGACATCGCTTATCAATAAAGCCGACCAATTGAAGGGCGATCTTTTGATTATCCATGGTGCACAAGATCCGGTTGTATTGCAGCAGCACAGCATGGAGTTTGTAGAAGCTTGTATCAAAGCGGGGAAACAAGTTGATTATTTCCTATACCCTACCCATGAGCATAATGTTTCAGGTAAAGATCGTATTCATATGTACGAGAAAATAGCCAAATATTTTGATATTCATCTTAAAAAGTAA